The Nostoc cf. commune SO-36 genomic sequence ATCGCTAGGCCATTGGTTTTGGGGAATGTAAAAATAAATAGCAGCGATTCTCACTTAGGTGCAACACTGTCAATTGAGATAACAATGGCAATCTGGTTTATCAATCAGTGACTCAACCAAGGCATTTAGGGCAGTAGCAGCTAAAGCGCCACCTCCCAAAGTGCCTTCAACTGTAATATAAGGTATCTTTTGTAGCATCAGTTGCCGCTTGGCTGCCGGAGCATGGCTAAAACCAATGGGCATTCCAATTATTAATGCAGGCTGAATTTTCTGGTTGGCAATCGCCTCACAAACTTCTACAAGTACTGAGGGAGCATAACCAACTACCAGCACACAACCCTGACTTACTTGCTGCAATTTTTCTCGCCATTCTCGATGCTGCCAAAAGGCAACTTCTGCTTCTGTGGCGGTAGTGATATGGGGATTATCAATCAAGGTTTCAATCTGACATCCCAAGTGAGATAATCGGGTTTGATCCAAGGCAGCAGCAACCGTTTGGGTATCGACAACAATTTGACAGCTTGAAGATAAGGCTTCTCGACTAGCTGCGATCGCATCTCGGCTCAATTTCACAAAGGACACTAAACTCACATCGCCACAAGTCAAAACTAACTGAGAAATTAAGTGTTGTTCAATTTCCGAACGGTGAGACAAATCGGGTAATAAGCGTTGTAGCGATTCTGAAAAAGCTTCTGAATGGGTATGAATTTCGGCATCCAAACCACTCCAGAGATTTTCCAATCCCCCCAATCCAGCTTGAGTTTCGACATCAAGTAACTTGAGTTGTGCCAAAACTTCCGCCTGCATAATTTGACAATGGCGATCGCGCCCCAATAATCCTTCTAATGCTGATGCAGTTTGCCGCAGTTGAGAAATTTGTTGCATCACCGCGCGATATTGCTGCTGAAGTTGTCCCATCAGGTTAACAGTTGTGTCAGCCTCTGGTTCCACCTCCAAAATATTGCGGATATGGTTTAGCTGAAACCCTTGCTGCTTCAGTGCGACAATCCGTTGCAAGCGGAGGACATCTTTTTTGGTATAGAGACGGTAATTGCTAGGCGATCGCACTGGTTGCGGTAGTAGCCCCAATTGATGGTAGTGGCGTACCATGCGCGGAGTTAAACCACCACCCACTGCATCGGTAAGTTCTTTAATAGTTAAGCAACCAGCATTCATGATTTACTCCAACAAGGGCAAAAGTCTTTGTAACTCTTCACAAGCCGTCTGAAGAGATGGCGGTGCATTTTCATCCAAACTCCCTTGAGAACACTGGTTTGCTAATTGTTCAACGCCGGGTTTACAAATTGCCTCATTTTTAGGGAATTTTGGATATTTGGATTTTTCTCCTTCTTCTTCAACAACTTTTCCTGTTCGTAAATAATGTATCCAAGTTTCGATATTTCTTTTTGGCACGAAGATTGCTATTTTCTCATCAGCCTTACGAAGTTCCTGTGAATTTTTTATCAGTGCATTATCTAATTCTTTCAGTGTTGCCTTTACTGTCGCAGTATCTGCATCAATCAATACTACTAGCATTCCTGAACGATAGTTTTTTCTCCGGTATTCTTTAACCTCTGCTGCATAATGCTTTCTAACAAACTGCTCTCCTGCACCTTTACCTGCTGAGAAAGTCCTAATTGTGACGTTTTTTGGATTTATATTAAAGCCTCGCTTTTTCAAAAAATGATATGCAAAAACTTGCTGTTGTAGATCCTCGCACAAAATTACTATCTGTACTCTATTCTGGGTCATACAGCCAGCCCCGTGCAATCAGTTCTGAAATTGGTAATCCTGAATTTTCAGCTTCTTGATTACTAATTGGTTTTACTCGTACAGGTGCATTACTTTGGCGCTCAAACCAATAACCTATAGGTGAAGCTAGAAGATAATTAATTAATACAGGATGATGCGAAATTAGTAAAGCTTGTATTTTTCCGTCAATACAGAAATCATAAAGTTGAATTAGCCAAGGTTGAATTTCTGGCAGAGCTAAAAAATTCTCTGGCTCATCAATGCAAAGTGTATAATCTTCAGATTCAGTGCAATAGAGAATGGTGTATAGAGCAATCACTACTTTTTGACCATCGGATAATTCACTAAAGCGATAATCAATAATCTTTGTCCTATCTTTATCTGTTGAAAATCTTAATTTTAGAGTTCGATAATTTTCACTGAACTGCTCAAACTTAAAACTTAAAAATCCATCTAATATATCTTTTAAAACATTGATAAGTTCAGCAACTTTACCTTGATATTGGGAAATATAGCGATACCAAGAAACAAAATTTTCCATACTCGAAGTTAGATGAATTTCTTCCTTTTCGCTACCGTCAAGCATAAGACTAGGAATAATTTGTACAATAATGAATCGCTGCATACGTTTTATGAACCAGTCCAACTTTGTACTGTCACTATCTCTCGTAAATAACCATAGTAAAGATCCTAATGGTGAAGGAAATGTAGCTTTGGCAACCTCTTCGTAATCATCTCTAAAAATTTGAAACTTGCCCTCCTCAGACTTCATTAAAGCTTGGTTATTAAACCAGAGACGCTCATATTCAACATGACTCTTATCTTGATTATGTCTAATAGCAAATTCATATTTATAATTACCACCATTCCCAAAAATTTCTAGCTCAAAACGCTGAATTTGTAAAGTCTGCCAACGAGTACAGTCAGAAGATTTAAAAATTCCTTCTACTTTTTCGTCACCACTTATAAAAATTTGAATTTTCCGTAAAACTTCAAAAACTGTTGATTTACCTGCTCCATTACCACCAAGAAACAGGTTAATCGAGTCAAAATGCATCTCAAAATTTACCAACCCGCGAAAGTTATCAATATAAATTCGCTTCAGCATAGATTTTTTTCTCCTAGTGCAATTTTAAAGCTAACAGTTAAATCGTCCCATTTACCCACATCCCGCTTTTGTAAAACGCTCCAAAAACACAGAGAAAGCTTTAACTCTGCGTACCTTTGCGCTTCCCAGCCTGCGGCAAGCCGCAAAAGCTTCTACAGCGCCCCTTTGCGTTTCAAAATCATTATAAACCTTGACATTAACATTAATGTCAAGGTTTAGCCTGAGAGAGTCCCTGTTAATTCACCTCTCATGCTCTACCCCCAACGCTTCAGCCAATTCACCAAAGAACACACAGATACCTTAGCAGCCCTTTTGTGTGGCTTACTACTATTTCTCGGATGGTTTGCCTTACATCTCGGCTGGTTGGGATTAGCATTCCTCCTGCTACCTGCTGCTTACGTGATTGGTGGTTACGAAAGTGCGCGGGAAGGATTGACTACCCTTTTCAAAGAAAAAGAACTCGATGTAGATTTACTGATGATTGTCGCCGCCATTGGTGCTGCTAGCCTTGGTTTATGGCGAAGAGAATATCATCTAATTATTGATGGGGCAATTTTGATTCTGATTTTTGCTATCAGTGGCGCATTAGAAGGCTATGCAATGGCGCGAACTGAACGGAGTATCAGGAGTTTGATGAGTTTGACGCCAGATACAGCAAGGGTTTTGCTTCAGGGAAGGGAAGAAGAAATTCCTATCAGTCAGCTAAAAGTCGGTGATGAAATTGTCGTCAAACCTGGAGAGTTAATTCCTACTGATGGAATAATTTTATCTGGTTACAGCACCCTTAATCAAGCTGCAATTACAGGTGAGTCTTTACCTGTAGAGAAAACGGTGGGCGAAGAAGTATTTGCTGGAACACTTAACGGTTATGGTGCATTGCAGATTAAGGTACACAAACCAGCCCAAAGTAGTTTAATTCAGCGTGTGATTCGCTTGGTAGAACAAGCACAGACAGAAGCACCGCCTTCGCAAGAGTTTATTGATCGCTTTGAGAAAGGATATGCCAAAGTCATTGTAGTCGCTGGGATATTACTGGCAATTTTACCGCCATTTCTCTGGAGCTGGGATTGGGAAACAACAATTTATCGCGCCCTTACTTTCCTTGTGGTGGCTTCTCCCTGTGCGCTGATGGCTGCAATTATGCCCACCCTGCTTTCGGGAATCGCCAATGGTGCAAGACAGGGGATTTTGTTTAAGAATGGGGCGCAGTTAGAGAAAATTGGCAAAGTCCGAGCGATCGCATTTGATAAAACTGGTACTCTAACAACAGGACAGGTGCAGGTATTCCAGGTAATTTCAGTTAATGAATACACAGAATCAGATGTATTAAAAATTGCTGCTAGTGTAGAATCATCTTCCGAACATCCCATTGGTAAGGCAATTGTGCAGGCAGCCGGTGATTTAAATTGGGTTGGTGCAGTCCAAGTGCAAGCGTTACCGGGACAGGGAATTGTCGGAATTTCTCAAGAACAACAAATAATTGTCGGCAATGCCATTTTTGTGCAGCAGTATGTAACAAATTTACCTGAAGAATTACAAGAAATCGTTCAATCTTGGGAGCAAGAGGGTAAAACTGTCGTTTGGGTAGCGAAGAACCCCACCCCCAACCCCTCCCCGCAAGCGAGGAGGGGAGCCGGATTTCAGGTGATGGGTGTAATTGCGATCGCAGATGAAGTAAGATCGCAAGCAGCTGCAACCATTACCCGGTTAAAGAAATTGGGAGTTGAACAAATTGTCATGTTAACCGGGGATAATCAGGAAACTGCTCACAGTGTCGCCAAAGCAGTCGGAATTGATCGGGTATATGCTCAACTTCTGCCAGAAGATAAACTAGATGTTATCCGCCGTCTACAGCAACAATATCAAACTGTGGCAATGGTAGGCGATGGAATTAATGATGCACCAGCGTTAGCGCAAGCATCTGTGGGTATAGCGATGGGCGTATCTGGTAGTGATGTGGCATTAGAAACCGCAGATATAGTACTGATGGCAGACAGGTTAGAAAAAATTGCTGTAGCGATACATTTAGGTAGGCGATCGCAAGCAATAGTAAAACAAAATATAGTTGTAGCGTTGGGTTTCATTATGTTGCTTTTAGTGGGCAACTTTCTCGGAAATATTAACCTACCCATCGGTGTTATTGGCCATGAAGGTTCCACAGTGTTAGTTACCCTGAGTGGACTAAGATTGCTGAAATAAGACAGAACGAAAATATTAGAGCAGGGTAATAACCCAATAATTACGAATTATCATAACAAGAGCTTTAGTGCTAGGGAGTGTCAAAGAATCTGGTAATGTGATGGATATGGCTTTTGGTGACTAATAACATCAATTGCTGTCTTTAACCAATCAATATAAGTCTCTTCTCTTCGGATCACCAACTCTAGCACCAGCCTTTGCATCACCTGCTCACGGTTGGCAGATTCATCACCGAGTGATGGCAAATCAATGGTTTCACATTCAGCAAGCTTTTTGCTTCGAACTGCCAATTGTTGCTCCAGTAAATGAATGATGGTTTCATTCGCTAACTGATCTGCAAAATGCAACTGGACTAGCAAGGGTTCTCGTACAGTCGGTAAGGGCTGATGAATCCCCAGCCATCGGGCGAATTCAGCTTTTCCCGACTCCGTTACACTGTAGACTTTCCGGTTGGGGCGATCGTGCTGAATCTCAATGGTACAGGTAATCCAGCCTTGCTCAACTAGCTTATCGAGAGTTCTGTAAATTTGTGCCTGATCTGCTGGCCACAAATGGGCAATGCATTGATCAAAGCAGCTCGTTTTCAGGTCGTAGCCGGTCATTTCTTGCTGCTGAAGAAGACCTAGAATTACATACGCTAACGACATTAAGACGGTTTTCCCATAATTGATATTTTCTCGATAGGTTCTACTATGTACTTCTTATAATTTTATGTTAATATAAGATTAATCTAATATAAGATATAACAATTATAAAAATATTATGTTTATCATAATCCTTCTTAACAAGGAAACCAAATACATAAAAAACTCCATCTCTTGTAGATAGAGTTCTTGGGTATGGTAAATCGGGCTTTGGGAATGGGGAAGAGTTAGCAATTTTCAATGCCCAATATCTAAAAATTATTTAAGCCATTGAAGACTATTGCAACGAGAGGATGGGTAACATTGACTTCTAACATACTTCTACAAAGAATACGTCAACATCAATATCTGCGTGATTTACGAAACAAATTACTCCACCTTCACAAGATGTTACTGGAGACAGAACGCATTGCCTACGAACAGGTTAGTGGACGAGTATCAAACGGAGAACTCCTTCAACTCGTTATCGCTCATGAACAATTTGCTTGGCTACATCGCATTTCTGAAGTAGTTGTGCAAGTTGATGAAATGCTCGAAGCAGATGAACCGATATTGATGGATGATTTCCAAAAGTTAATTGATGATGTCCGCACGCTGATTGTACCGTTAGAGACGGGTAATACCTTCGAGAGAAAATATTACAACGCTCTCCAGCGTGAACCTGGGGCTGTGTTGGCACATGCGGAGATATCCAGATTTCTCATGTCTAAGGTTTAAAGATGAGGAATTTGTGAGCGATCGCTCATCAAAGCTACCATTAGACATTCCCAGAAATTAATCCTCGTAAAGTGAACGACTCAGACTTGCCTACGGCTGAAGTCTGAGCTTCCCAATTCATCGGGGATAGCCTCAAAAACTCTGTAGTTTTTTTGGTCTGACATCCCCTCCAAGGGCAGGAGTCCTGGTTCCCAAGACCCAAATCTTTCTCTTGCAACATGTACCTATTAGCTTGGTTTTCGCTTGCGGCATTGATGGTGAAAAACGCGGTCTTGGGGTCTCCCCAAGTAGAGCGATTTTGAACCCGGAGGGTCAAGACAATATATATCTTACCAGAAAATTTTGGGGATTCGTCATACATCCAGTATTTGTTTTTACTGCGTAAAAAATCAATACGTCTAAACGTAGTAGGGGCGCACATCTGTGCGTCCCTATTGGAATGTTGATAAATGTTTGTCACAATTGTTCCTCCCACACACATAACTTTTTAAAGGTAATTCCTAGTTTTAAAGGGGCGATTTGCTGTTAGACATCGCTAATGATGGGAGAAACCAAGCTAAGGGTAGAATCAGGGCGGAAGGTCATAATAGCAGGGAAAATTATAGATGCAAAAAAAATATTTTAAATCATGGTTAGATAATGATACAGTAGCTGCCTGGATTTTTCTCACACCAGCACTAATTTTACTAGGCGTTTTTATCATTTGGCCGATCGCTTATTTGTTCTACCTCAGTTTCACCGCCGGTAGTTTCACTTTAAAAGGTACTTATTGGATAGGCTTAAAAAACTATTGGCGCTTGCTCCTCGACCCCGACTTCTGGCAAGTTCTCGGTAACACTTTTTATTTTACTGTTGCCACCATCATTCCCACTTTAATTATCTCATTGGGATTGGCAGTGTTATTAAACCGCTCCATTCCCTTGCGGGGCATCTTGCGAAGTGCCTATTTTCTGCCTTCAATTATCTCACTTGTGGCAGCCGGTTTGGGATTTCGCTGGCTGTTTCAAACACCAGGGCCAGTTAACGGACTTTTAGATTTTTTCGGCATTCCTAACATATCCTGGCTAGGAGACACATTTTGGGCAATGCCGGTAATTATTTTAATGAGTATTTGGAAACAACTGGGTTTCAATATGGTAGTTTTTTTAGCAGGGTTGCAAGCAATTCCTCCCAGTCGTTATGAAGCAGCAGATTTGGATGGAGCAAACGCTTGGCAACAATTTTGGTATATTACTCTCCCTGGATTGCGCCCGACTGTGATATTTGCGATCATCACCACCGCGATTTTTACATTGCGGAGTTTTGAGCAAGTTTTTGTGATGACTGGCGGTGGGCCACTAAATTCGACTAATTTGCTCGTTTACTATATTTACCAAGAGGCTTTTGGTCAGTTTGATTTTGGTTATGCAGCAGCAGCAGCAACGGTGTTACTAGCAGTAACGCTGGTATTGGTTTATTTGCAACTGCAAACTTGGGGAGAGGAGTAGAGGAGGCAGGGGAAATTTTGGGAGTTGCTAAATTATGTGGCAAACAATAAAAACATAATCTAACGCCTAACGCACCATCTTATGAGTGGGTGCATTAGGCTAAAGCCGTAACACACGCTATGCTTTTACTTTGCCATTGCTATTCACACCAACAATCATTGACGGTGGCTCATTACTAACAATTGGCGATTCACCTCGCAATCCCTTGCGGCGTTGGTTTTTAGGAACTCCTCCCGCCATACCATACTCTACACTGCTTTTGCCATATTTAGCCCCAATGCCCATGAGTATGTGTTCTGTCATGTCTGCCAACTGCTGCTCTGTTTCCAACATTTCACGGTATATTTTATCTAGATTAGAAAGTGCAGTGTTATAGCTATTTTCTTTATTTCGCATTGTCTCAATTAGGCTTGAGTAGGCAAATAAAGTGAGTCCATTATTCACATCTAAGTTTGGATCAATTGAAGTGATACTGGCTGCACGACGTGCTGCTTTTTCTAGCACTTGGGAAGTTCTTTTTAGTCTAGCCATAAAATGTCCCTTTTAATGCGGTTATTTATTTGGTTATCAGTTCTCGAATTTACTGATTTAAGCTTCTTTACTTTAGAAAACTTTCGTATTGATCAGCCTGAGAAAATTCCTGCAAATCTCTATTGACTTTTATTACACTGTAAATTGCTAATAAATCAGTAAATTACGCAAAAAAGAACTCAAACTCCAGTTTGAAAACTCAATATTAGCTTTTGGGTACTAAAAATACTTAAATGAGAACTCAAACCCCAGTTTGAGAACTCAATATTAGCTTTTGAGTACTAAAAATACTTAAATGAGAACTCAAACCCCAGTTTGAGAACTCAATATTAGCTTTTGAGTACTAAAAATACTTAAATGAGAACTCAAACCCCAGTTTGAGAACGCAAATCGCGTTATGAAAAGTTTTCAATTTATTACCCCTCGCGGGGATGGAAAAATTGAGCGCAGTTGGCAGTGCGATCGCATCCGCTACGGATTCCTATCAATTTTCGCTTTGGCAGCTTGAAGTTTATCCCAGCCTTTGAGGGTCAAGATTACACCTCGATTGCGTCGAGCTTTTTGTTGTTGCATTCGTTTTACTAAGGTAGATTAACAACGCTGCTAGAAAACTTCAATTCACAGCAATGCTTCACCTGTTTAATTCATTAACCGAATACGTTTCACTAGCTAACCATTGCTTGATTAACTCCATCACAACTTGACTCATCTTCAGCCCTCGCAAAGCACAAGCAGCATGAAAAGGTTTTTTTAGGTCGTCTGTAATACTAATGTGCATGGTGGTTAGCTTAGTTAGTGTTATACAGACCTACAAATGTACAGAAGGTGATTCCAGACTGAATATAGCAGTATCAGTAGAATTACAATAGTATTTCGCTTAAATAATTTAAAAATTTGATCCAAATACTCGCTTTTTGCCCATTCAGCCTTGATTTGAGCCTTTACAAGCAATTTCTCACTTTGATTTTTATTTCTTTGATAAGGTGCGATATTCCCAAGGATTAACGAATTTAGTGTCACTCCAAATACCAAGACGTTGTTCCTTGGCTTCAGCTTCAGCTTGTTGAATTAAGTCTTTGCTAGGGCACTTGTTTAAATAAGGACGATACACTTTTGCCAATCCTTCTTTTAACAAGACCTGCTGCACAAAAGTGCCATTTTTGTAAACGAACTTCAGCAATTTTGCGTCCATAGCGATCGCTATCTGTGATATTCAAAGTCACGCGATCGCCTCCTTGTTGCACAAGTTGTTGTACCCGTTCTTGGGCTTTCACACCCCAAGTAAATTGATTGCGATCGCTACTGCGTTTACTCTGCTTTTCTTTATTAGTATGAGCGATTTCTGGCGCATCTACACAAGCAAAACGGACAGTAAAGTTTTTACCACTGCTATCTTTAACTACTATAGTGTCACCATCACTCACACGCTCAACTGGTTCTCCAGAAGCACCGATAAAGCGTAGACGCGAAGCGGCTTGTCGCACGACATCGCAGCCAATCAAACCCAAAATTAGGATAGTTGCACAAAGCCAAAATCGCACTGGTTTAGTTAATTTCTCCATCCAAAGTTACCAAATTACCTTTGTGGCATGATACTAGCAAAATGCAAAGATATATTTTTTAACCTTTGACATACTGCCACAGGCAATTCTAAATAGTAAGAGCCTCTGGCGGCAAACTATAGAAAATGCGGATTAGTATAAGAATTGTAACCTTCCAATTGTCGGCGGGAATTTCTGATGAACTTTTTGACTCACGTTCTGCATTTAGCTGGTTCAGGTGCTTTTGCCTATTACTCTGCTGCTCAAATTCGTGATTCTAAAACCCGCCCTAACATCCTTGCGGGGTTTCAGTTGGCGGAATCTGGTTCTGTGCCGTTTTTATCTGCACTTAGCGATCGCGCAGCTGCTGAAGGCGATACATGGCTAGCCGAAAAACTAGCAAAACATGCATCAGATGAAACTAGGCATGGTAAAATTTTTGCCCACGCCTTACAACAGTTGAATAAACAAGTTATAGATTTCAAGGCTCAACCCCAAACTACATCTACAAAAAAATCACAACAGCGTAGTCCCTTTTTCGCAGCATTCTTTGAAGGCTACACGCAAGAACAGCTAAAACCTGCTGTTATTGACTGGGATGTGTTTATGGCTAGCACATACATTCTAGAGTTAGATGCTAGTAAAGACTTTGCGCGAATGGCAAAAGCATTACCTGATAACGAGTCAACCGCTCGTAATTTGAAGTTAGGAATGCTAAATATTGCCCAAGATGAAACTGGACATGCTGCTTACCTCTACGAAGCGATGATGCGACGGATGCCTGCCACGAAAGTGCAAAAACTCGTAGATATGTGGCGAACTCGTAAGGTAAACGCCTTGTTAGCAATGGTTGGCGGTATTCTCCAGCGTAACGGTGAAACGCGATCGCTAGTTCAGGATAGTGCGTCGTCGAAAATCGATTCTGAGTTGGTAGCGACGTAATCATAGCTTGAGTATGTATAGGAATCCGCTTTGATTTCTGAAATTATTTGCGTAGGGAGGGAACAGGGAATAAAAGTGTACTGAGTTTTTTCAAAAATCAAATACGAGTCCTATAATGTTCAAAAAATTGAGAACATCTAACACCTAGCTTGAAAGGCAAGAGTCTGTCTCTTGCCTTCTTCAAATTCACAAAACTAACTATGAAAGCTGAAGCAGAAAACAATATCAGGCTAACTTGTGAAGTAGAAACTACCCTAAAAGTGATTGGCGGACGCTGGAAAGTTTTGATTATTAGAGAATTAATGACTGGCGTAAAAAGATTTGGTGAGTTACAACGGGCTTTACCTGGGGTTACGCAAAAGATGCTGACTCAGCAACTCAGAGAAATGGAACAAGACAGCATTATTCATCGAGAAATTTATCCCCAAATTCCGCCCAAGGTAGAATATTCTCTAACGCCTTTAGGAGAAACTTTGCAACCAATTCTTTATGCTATGCATGAATGGGCTGTGCAACATTTAGCTCGAACAAATCATTATTAATAAGTAGTCACAAAAAATTAGTTACGGGAGCATCCCAATTTTGCTTAAATCTTTTCCCTCACCCCCAGCCCCTCTCCCATCTTTGGGAGAGGGGAGACATAATTCTAGTTCCCCTTCTCCCAAAGATGGGAGAAGGGGTTAGGGGATGAGGGCGATCAAAGTTTTTGCACATTTGGGATGCTCCCTTAGTTACACAATGACTGTCAATATTTTTATCCAGCTACTTATTGAGTATATGTCAATACGTTTGGCTGTTTTACTTGTGAATTATCTTATGTTTTGTAATTTCTTACTCGTTGTTTTTTAAATATTCAATCGCTGCCTCTAATTTTGAGGGATAACTTTCCGCAAATCTTTCAAACCAAAGTCCTTCGGACGAAAGTGGATCTACTTTGGCTAACCATTCTTTCGCCTGTACTTTCAAAGCCTCTAGTTGTTTAGCTTTGAGTTGTTCTTGTCGAATTCGTTCATCTTTTAGTTCTTGCTGTCTTTTTAACTCCATAACAGCATCTTTTTCGGCAAAATCAGACTTAACTTCTGCCAAAAGGTTATCCATAAAAGATGCCGACTTTGGTGATGATGTAAACGATTTGGCTGTGGCTGATTTTGGCTGCTGTTGTGGTTGTACTTCTTTGTATTCAGTTTCGAGTTCAGCTAATAGCTTATCAATGGAATCCATTTTGGCAATTCCTAATAAATGGTATAGCTAGTCGTTAATGGCATTTAGTAGCACTTCCGATAGACTCAAATCTTCCATATCTTCCATAGTTACGGTGTCACAGATATCAAACTTAGCACCAGCACCTTGAAGTTCATCGTCTAAGACTTTGAGAAAGCGGGTAGCTTGCGGATCTGTGCCTACTTGAATGAAAGAAATAGCTAATTCTTCATCTTTATCTATGCGCCGAGAAGCTTCAATAATCACCCTCATGACTGCTTTGCGATCGTCCGGCTCACCATCAGTAACCACTAAAATTGTTTCACCATTCGACTTAGTTTGACCAGATGCTTTGCGTTGAAGGTAATCATCAGTCGCATGTTTTAAGACACCTGCTAAGTCAGTTGTACCAGAGGGGTCATTTTCTTGGAAAATTTGCGCTACCTTTTCGGATGTCACATTTTCATATCGCTTAAATTTACCAGAAAATACATAAATAGTAATGCCGTCTGGGTCAAATTGCTCACACTTACTAGCTAAAGCTAAAGTAGATTCTTGTGCTGCAACCCATCTAGTTCTACCACCTTTTTGATCTTTAGTTGCCATACTGCCGCTTTTGTCGATAATCAAGGTGTAATCACGATTTTCTAGCATTATTCAATTCTCCAATTAAGAGTTAAGAGTTACTGGACTATGGGCGAATCAATACATTAGTCAGTGATTGCGTTCGTCAATACATCAACAAGGCTCATTTCTTCTAAGTCATCTAAAGTGACAGTATCGCAAATATCAAATTTAGCGCCGACACTTTGCAACTGGTCATCTAAAGCTTTGAGAAACTTAGTTGCTTGAGGATCTGAACCCACTTGAATGATCGAAAT encodes the following:
- a CDS encoding winged helix-turn-helix transcriptional regulator — translated: MKAEAENNIRLTCEVETTLKVIGGRWKVLIIRELMTGVKRFGELQRALPGVTQKMLTQQLREMEQDSIIHREIYPQIPPKVEYSLTPLGETLQPILYAMHEWAVQHLARTNHY
- a CDS encoding carbohydrate ABC transporter permease gives rise to the protein MQKKYFKSWLDNDTVAAWIFLTPALILLGVFIIWPIAYLFYLSFTAGSFTLKGTYWIGLKNYWRLLLDPDFWQVLGNTFYFTVATIIPTLIISLGLAVLLNRSIPLRGILRSAYFLPSIISLVAAGLGFRWLFQTPGPVNGLLDFFGIPNISWLGDTFWAMPVIILMSIWKQLGFNMVVFLAGLQAIPPSRYEAADLDGANAWQQFWYITLPGLRPTVIFAIITTAIFTLRSFEQVFVMTGGGPLNSTNLLVYYIYQEAFGQFDFGYAAAAATVLLAVTLVLVYLQLQTWGEE
- a CDS encoding PadR family transcriptional regulator, giving the protein MSLAYVILGLLQQQEMTGYDLKTSCFDQCIAHLWPADQAQIYRTLDKLVEQGWITCTIEIQHDRPNRKVYSVTESGKAEFARWLGIHQPLPTVREPLLVQLHFADQLANETIIHLLEQQLAVRSKKLAECETIDLPSLGDESANREQVMQRLVLELVIRREETYIDWLKTAIDVISHQKPYPSHYQIL
- a CDS encoding salt stress protein, Slr1339 family, with product MDSIDKLLAELETEYKEVQPQQQPKSATAKSFTSSPKSASFMDNLLAEVKSDFAEKDAVMELKRQQELKDERIRQEQLKAKQLEALKVQAKEWLAKVDPLSSEGLWFERFAESYPSKLEAAIEYLKNNE
- a CDS encoding precorrin-8X methylmutase, whose translation is MNAGCLTIKELTDAVGGGLTPRMVRHYHQLGLLPQPVRSPSNYRLYTKKDVLRLQRIVALKQQGFQLNHIRNILEVEPEADTTVNLMGQLQQQYRAVMQQISQLRQTASALEGLLGRDRHCQIMQAEVLAQLKLLDVETQAGLGGLENLWSGLDAEIHTHSEAFSESLQRLLPDLSHRSEIEQHLISQLVLTCGDVSLVSFVKLSRDAIAASREALSSSCQIVVDTQTVAAALDQTRLSHLGCQIETLIDNPHITTATEAEVAFWQHREWREKLQQVSQGCVLVVGYAPSVLVEVCEAIANQKIQPALIIGMPIGFSHAPAAKRQLMLQKIPYITVEGTLGGGALAATALNALVESLIDKPDCHCYLN
- a CDS encoding AAA family ATPase; translated protein: MLKRIYIDNFRGLVNFEMHFDSINLFLGGNGAGKSTVFEVLRKIQIFISGDEKVEGIFKSSDCTRWQTLQIQRFELEIFGNGGNYKYEFAIRHNQDKSHVEYERLWFNNQALMKSEEGKFQIFRDDYEEVAKATFPSPLGSLLWLFTRDSDSTKLDWFIKRMQRFIIVQIIPSLMLDGSEKEEIHLTSSMENFVSWYRYISQYQGKVAELINVLKDILDGFLSFKFEQFSENYRTLKLRFSTDKDRTKIIDYRFSELSDGQKVVIALYTILYCTESEDYTLCIDEPENFLALPEIQPWLIQLYDFCIDGKIQALLISHHPVLINYLLASPIGYWFERQSNAPVRVKPISNQEAENSGLPISELIARGWLYDPE
- a CDS encoding heavy metal translocating P-type ATPase, giving the protein MLYPQRFSQFTKEHTDTLAALLCGLLLFLGWFALHLGWLGLAFLLLPAAYVIGGYESAREGLTTLFKEKELDVDLLMIVAAIGAASLGLWRREYHLIIDGAILILIFAISGALEGYAMARTERSIRSLMSLTPDTARVLLQGREEEIPISQLKVGDEIVVKPGELIPTDGIILSGYSTLNQAAITGESLPVEKTVGEEVFAGTLNGYGALQIKVHKPAQSSLIQRVIRLVEQAQTEAPPSQEFIDRFEKGYAKVIVVAGILLAILPPFLWSWDWETTIYRALTFLVVASPCALMAAIMPTLLSGIANGARQGILFKNGAQLEKIGKVRAIAFDKTGTLTTGQVQVFQVISVNEYTESDVLKIAASVESSSEHPIGKAIVQAAGDLNWVGAVQVQALPGQGIVGISQEQQIIVGNAIFVQQYVTNLPEELQEIVQSWEQEGKTVVWVAKNPTPNPSPQARRGAGFQVMGVIAIADEVRSQAAATITRLKKLGVEQIVMLTGDNQETAHSVAKAVGIDRVYAQLLPEDKLDVIRRLQQQYQTVAMVGDGINDAPALAQASVGIAMGVSGSDVALETADIVLMADRLEKIAVAIHLGRRSQAIVKQNIVVALGFIMLLLVGNFLGNINLPIGVIGHEGSTVLVTLSGLRLLK
- a CDS encoding ferritin-like domain-containing protein, whose amino-acid sequence is MNFLTHVLHLAGSGAFAYYSAAQIRDSKTRPNILAGFQLAESGSVPFLSALSDRAAAEGDTWLAEKLAKHASDETRHGKIFAHALQQLNKQVIDFKAQPQTTSTKKSQQRSPFFAAFFEGYTQEQLKPAVIDWDVFMASTYILELDASKDFARMAKALPDNESTARNLKLGMLNIAQDETGHAAYLYEAMMRRMPATKVQKLVDMWRTRKVNALLAMVGGILQRNGETRSLVQDSASSKIDSELVAT